A window of Ranitomeya variabilis isolate aRanVar5 chromosome 2, aRanVar5.hap1, whole genome shotgun sequence contains these coding sequences:
- the LOC143804621 gene encoding LOW QUALITY PROTEIN: calcium release-activated calcium channel protein 1-like (The sequence of the model RefSeq protein was modified relative to this genomic sequence to represent the inferred CDS: substituted 1 base at 1 genomic stop codon), producing MSLNEHSMQALSWRKLYLSRAKLKASSRTSALLSGFAMVAMVEVQLDANHDYPAGLLIAFSACTTVLVAVHLFALMISTCILPNIEAVSNVHNLNSVKESPHERMHRHIELAWAFSTVIGTLLFLAEVVLLCWVKFLPVNNPKLAVNDSSLSPGKXAAIASTCIMVPFGLIFIVFAVHFYRSLVGHKTERQFQELNELAELAQLQDQLDHRRDSVQSPGHYP from the coding sequence ATGAGTCTGAACGAGCACTCGATGCAGGCGCTGTCCTGGAGGAAGCTCTACCTGAGCCGGGCCAAGCTCAAAGCCTCCAGCCGCACCTCGGCCCTGCTGTCCGGATTCGCCATGGTTGCCATGGTTGAAGTCCAGCTAGATGCAAACCACGACTATCCAGCCGGCCTCCTTATTGCTTTCAGTGCCTGTACTACTGTGTTGGTTGCTGTACACTTATTTGCACTTATGATCAGCACCTGCATCCTACCGAACATAGAAGCTGTGAGCAACGTCCACAATCTCAACTCTGTGAAGGAATCTCCCCACGAAAGGATGCACCGTCACATTGAGCTCGCATGGGCCTTCTCCACGGTcattggaactcttctcttccttgcTGAGGTTGTCCTCCTGTGCTGGGTGAAGTTTCTCCCAGTGAACAATCCCAAGCTAGCGGTCAATGACTCGTCCCTCAGTCCTGGAAAATAAGCTGCAATAGCTTCAACGTGCATAATGGTGCCATTTGGATTAATATTTATAGTGTTTGCGGTTCACTTCTACAGGTCACTTGTCGGCCACAAAACTGAACGACAGTTCCAGGAGTTGAATGAACTTGCCGAACTGGCTCAACTTCAGGACCAATTAGACCACAGAAGGGACTCTGTCCAATCCCCTGGTCATTACCCATAA